A single window of Danaus plexippus chromosome 31, MEX_DaPlex, whole genome shotgun sequence DNA harbors:
- the LOC116778420 gene encoding uncharacterized protein LOC116778420, with amino-acid sequence MSTNDRVTCSGVTDKSSAAADTASVQSDDVFKKKEYKQRKVCFPEEHQLVTKYFEPSNPWQDIPTTTRSQLAAEYLESCRKHRTPPIDSVLQQIRELPDNTIGGGVRSARLTLSQCSLLGPRPIDALEALMRKVQFRRLELDHADIDDEGAEALFDMIEFYESTSAICLMGPQRFGIRGWQAASRMIKKSVELTELEVCDSPLESSHAPVLERALRPASCRLRVLCLQQAALAGEPLLCLVIALKTNTSIRELRLGDNRLTPSDAQQIASVLRYNTRLQLLDLSNNLIQDSGVEYISSALVEQAEHSPPSAVASPLSPHSACGYESTGLAFLVLWNNQLTRNCAQNLAKVLRTSKSLCVLNVGRNPLGSEAVRSLVGRGLVSLGLQAARLGPDAARGLADIIRGGERLQRLDLRDNKLGVPGLQAILAAVKEHASITQIDLDDPAESQTGVQSTEAATVARLLREIRVVCRGNEPAAPDRLMRKISLTCHTVPMIKTPAADDDRRVRLRSPAPSPAPSPAGSPVPTPTGSRFSVTRVTPEREMSDSTPTTPTTPTRCTSSRFKVVQVVEPQVVMPRKSVSRFSVTRNYDSTYNPTLPPTTPSPSPSPSPTPSPVPDRSEKIGPTPLKKVGPTIDGSGAKVGHIDKQAANERSNIEHTQSVDFKKTNTDNKETTNKKETEMLADFSYDEVRIKDVILKDKDKDVKDIEGSLIIIDDVRDEDEEPSSEAAKDLDVCDVLVTSDFGVKRQVSDDSVHDSDNDVFSDSGDFKNLDLVYSDTYNGDRNEQMSHSETVGGGIETGVARCIGVSETDRDMTIETDNSLTKVHRDQNVNNIYKDDKVAIEDDGKGVDVVDLNVTVVPARDSVVLKKNKSESSLDSPDLEVSRLMRRPVSAFCDSSSSLEISGSSMESLNTDRPRLIIDKHLSKDNSVESTSEVTPVNLNVSISSNESVSPIIFAKKIHGSLSSLEASVSSVESAKEKIMVTSADSGIEYSLQNPSEMKDDSSSNEGTLTNCSSSLKETMRKDSQDTVTPKRTSSLLDVPALKSKGLERMRKISWVAPSASFHLPKADEKVEYKLPGNLEKLLSLFQHPSSLFSRSSSDDERKSNSGTPPRKDSSLTSSFWSWGSVAEKNDDDSISDATDSTLSERVQVSFVDESFSKKLDSKTPSTDTDNTLSEFQFPNTEKVTVTTDKLVQSLDVSDSCSANPSDDLIVPNDFVYDDNLKSEDKVDVKRTFASVLKSSGSENSLERPNPDVGQTVEKLPSKVIKGIKENISPENTLTSSIATKAMAMEVAERQAKNKQIVNTVWEVTNPLTEKSDTKVTEKKTQSDLAPIANIDETCDVSADDVIQLAYIDDKEDGADKVEKVLENIDLGKDALSYLIYENQDYEADTETVLANRSQEGSLAQELRDAEIKEMLDLSPELVLDEALEIPEIFTVEIKGRKSSPVIPERAKMKKSNSLEDLTKRQNLEEKESPKMKTIAFKVPESTTPRDIPERRTKLRSRSGSSPKSLPESLNKPCPLTKMDSILSKKKKKVSSLGKMAKDSLLALNMSEEEIAEFRRSYKLTSVESLRSLESVSEDANSHSGTSYDSRCRACLRTSQESLMSLDSINEDCRCADDEKRHHR; translated from the exons TACCCACGACTACACGGTCACAACTAGCAGCAGAATATTTGGAGTCATGCAGAAAACACAGAACACCACCCATAGATTCTGTCCTGCAGCAGATAAGG GAACTACCAGACAATACCATAGGTGGTGGTGTCAGATCAGCTCGCCTGACCCTCTCCCAATGTTCGCTTCTCGGACCTCGTCCCATAGACGCTCTGGAAGCCCTCATGAGGAAGGTGCAGTTCAGACGACTCGAGTTGGACCACGCCGATATAGACGATGAGGGAGCG GAGGCGTTATTTGACATGATAGAATTCTATGAGAGCACATCGGCGATATGTCTGATGGGTCCCCAGAGGTTCGGCATCCGGGGATGGCAGGCTGCTTCCAGGATGATCAAGAAG AGTGTAGAGCTGACAGAGTTGGAGGTGTGCGACAGTCCGTTAGAGTCGTCACACGCGCCAGTCCTAGAGAGGGCGCTCCGCCCCGCCTCGTGTAGGTTGAGGGTGCTCTGCTTACAACAGGCAGCGCTAGCCGGGGAACCGCTGCTATGCCTCG TTATAGCGTTGAAGACGAACACATCGATCCGCGAGCTGCGGCTGGGAGACAACAGACTCACGCCGTCAGACGCGCAGCAGATAGCATCAGTGCTGAGATACAACACGAGATTACAACTATTGGATCTGTCTAATAACTTGATACAG GACTCTGGCGTGGAGTACATTTCGTCAGCTCTTGTCGAACAAGCGGAGCACTCGCCGCCGTCCGCGGTAGCGTCCCCGCTCTCACCGCACTCCG CCTGCGGCTACGAGTCCACCGGTCTGGCGTTTCTCGTGCTATGGAACAACCAGCTAACGAGGAACTGCGCACAGAATCTAGCTAAAGTACTG CGCACATCAAAGTCCCTGTGCGTTTTGAACGTCGGTCGTAACCCCCTGGGCTCGGAGGCCGTGAGGTCTCTAGTGGGGCGAGGGTTGGTGTCCCTGGGCCTACAAGCCGCCAGGCTCGGACCGGACGCGGCCAGGGGACTGGCTGATATTATAAGAGGGGGGGAGAGACTACAG AGGTTGGATCTCCGGGACAACAAGCTGGGCGTGCCAGGACTACAGGCGATACTAGCAGCTGTTAAAGAACACGCCTCCATCACACAGATAGACCTGGATGATCCAGCG GAGTCACAGACGGGCGTCCAGAGCACGGAGGCTGCGACAGTCGCGCGACTGTTGCGCGAAATTCGTGTCGTGTGTCGCGGGAACGAACCCGCGGCCCCCGACAGGTTAATGAGGAAGATCAGCCTCACTTGTCATACAGTCCCTATGATTAAg ACTCCTGCCGCTGATGATGATCGTCGCGTCCGCCTCCGTTCCCCAGCGCCGTCTCCGGCCCCCTCGCCGGCTGGTAGCCCTGTACCAACACCTACTGGATCACGATTTTCG GTGACTCGAGTGACCCCCGAGCGGGAGATGTCAGATTCAACCCCCACGACCCCCACGACCCCCACCAGATGTACTTCATCAAGGTTTAAAGTTGTACAG GTGGTGGAACCGCAAGTAGTGATGCCCAGGAAGTCTGTCTCGAGATTCTCAGTTACGAGGAACTATGACAGTACTTACAATCCCACGTTACCACCGACCACGCCATCGCCATCACCATCGCCGTCTCCGACACCGTCACCGGTACCGGACAGGAGCGAGAAGATTGGCCCAACTCCTTTGAAAAAGGTTGGCCCAACCATCGACGGTAGTGGCGCAAAGGTTGGCCATATCGATAAGCAGGCAGCAAATGAACGATCGAATATTGAACACACACAGAGTGTTGACTTTAAAAAGACtaacacagataataaagaaACCACGAATAAGAAAGAGACTGAGATGCTAGCGGACTTCAGTTACGACGAGGTCCGCATAAaagatgttatattaaaagataaagataaagatGTAAAAGATATAGAAGGTAGTTTGATAATTATTGACGATGTCAGAGACGAGGACGAAGAACCGTCGAGTGAAGCGGCTAAGGATTTAGATGTGTGTGATGTGCTTGTGACAAGTGACTTCGGTGTCAAACGCCAAGTTAGTGACGATAGTGTACACGACTCGGACAACGACGTGTTTAGTGATAGCGgggactttaaaaatttagattTAGTGTATAGTGATACCTATAACGGTGATAGGAACGAACAAATGTCTCATAGTGAGACGGTTGGCGGCGGGATAGAGACGGGTGTAGCGAGGTGTATAGGTGTGAGCGAGACGGATAGAGATATGACAATTGAAACAGATAATAGTCTAACCAAAGTACATCGCGaccaaaatgtaaataatatatataaggatgATAAAGTAGCCATAGAGGATGATGGGAAAGGTGTAGATGTTGTAGATTTAAACGTAACCGTTGTACCTGCTCGTGATAGTGTAGTGTTAAAGAAGAATAAGAGTGAATCGAGCCTCGACAGCCCGGACCTGGAGGTGTCGAGGCTGATGCGGAGACCTGTGAGTGCCTTCTGTGATAGCAGCTCGTCGCTGGAGATATCCGGCAGCTCGATGGAGAGTCTGAACACGGACAGACCCAGGCTGATAATCGACAAGCATTTGTCCAAAGACAACAGCGTCGAGTCCACCAGTGAGGTGACACCAGTGAATCTTAACGTATCGATAAGTTCCAACGAGAGCGTCTCGCCTATTATATTCGCTAAGAAGATCCACGGATCGCTATCCAGCCTGGAGGCGAGCGTCAGTTCGGTTGAATCCGCTAAAGAGAAGATAATGGTGACGTCGGCGGATTCAGGGATAGAATATTCGTTACAAAACCCATCCGAAATGAAAGACGACAGTTCGTCCAATGAAGGCACGCTGACGAACTGCAGTTCGAGTTTGAAGGAGACTATGAGGAAGGATTCGCAGGATACCGTGACGCCGAAGCGAACGTCCAGCTTGTTGGATGTACCGGCTCTGAAGTCCAAGGGCTTAGAACGGATGAGGAAGATATCCTGGGTAGCACCGTCAGCAAGCTTCCATCTCCCCAAAGCTGATGAGAAAGTGGAATACAAGCTGCCGGGGAATCTGGAGAAATTGCTCAGCCTCTTCCAACATCCGAGCAGTCTGTTCTCTAGGAGTAGCAGTGACGATGAGAGAAAATCTAACTCCGGGACACCCCCGAGGAAGGATTCGTCTTTAACCAGCTCGTTCTGGTCCTGGGGGAGTGTCGCCGAGAAGAACGACGATGACAGTATATCGGATGCAACAGACTCGACGCTGTCCGAGCGCGTGCAGGTGTCCTTCGTCGACGAATCGTTCTCAAAGAAACTCGACAGCAAAACGCCTTCCACGGACACTGATAACACTCTAAGTGAATTTCAGTTTCCTAATACGGAGAAAGTTACCGTAACCACCGATAAATTAGTACAAAGTTTAGATGTAAGCGACTCGTGCTCGGCCAACCCGAGCGATGATCTCATTGTGCCCAACGATTTTGTATACGATGATAACTTAAAATCTGAAGATAAAGTTGATGTTAAACGAACCTTCGCCTCTGTATTGAAGTCGTCTGGTTCGGAGAATTCATTGGAGAGGCCGAATCCTGACGTGGGACAGACGGTCGAGAAGCTTCCCAGCAAGGTGATCAAAGGCATCAAGGAAAATATAAGCCCGGAGAATACTTTGACGTCCAGTATAGCGACGAAAGCCATGGCTATGGAAGTAGCGGAGAGACAGgccaaaaataaacaaatcgtCAACACAGTATGGGAGGTCACGAATCCGTTGACGGAGAAAAGTGATACTAAAGTGACTGAGAAGAAGACTCAAAGTGACTTGGCGCCGATAGCGAATATCGATGAAACTTGTGACGTATCAGCTGATGACGTCATCCAGCTGGCATACATCGATGATAAAGAAGATGGAGCCGATAAGGTTGAGAAGGTCCTGGAGAATATCGACCTAGGGAAGGACGCCTTATCGTATCTGATATATGAAAACCAAGATTACGAGGCGGATACAGAAACTGTGTTGGCGAATAGATCTCAGGAAGGATCTCTGGCTCAAGAACTGAGGGATGCTGAGATAAAGGAGATGCTAGATCTATCACCTGAGTTGGTGTTAGACGAGGCCCTAGAAATACCGGAGATATTCACTGTTGAAATCAAGGGACGAAAAAGCTCTCCAGTTATACCGGAGAGGGCGAAGATGAAGAAGTCCAACTCGCTGGAGGATTTGACGAAGAGACAGAATCTAGAAGAGAAAGAGAGTCCTAAGATGAAGACGATAGCGTTCAAAGTCCCCGAGAGCACCACTCCCAGAGACATACCAGAGAGACGAACGAAATTAAGATCTAGGAGCGGATCCAGTCCTAAATCATTACCGGAGAGCCTGAACAAACCTTGTCCCTTGACGAAGATGGATTCCATATTAAgcaagaagaagaaaaaagtGTCCTCGCTGGGGAAAATGGCGAAAGACTCGCTGCTAGCGTTGAACATGAGCGAGGAGGAAATCGCCGAGTTCAGACGCTCCTATAAACTGACGTCGGTTGAGAGTCTAAGGTCTTTGGAGTCCGTGTCCGAAGATGCGAACTCACACAGCGGGACCTCATACGATTCGAGATGCCGAGCCTGTCTCCGGACCTCACAAGAGAGTCTCATGTCGCTGGACTCCATCAACGAGGACTGCAGGTGTGCCGATGACGAGAAACGTCACCATAGATAA
- the LOC116778422 gene encoding uncharacterized protein LOC116778422 — MDFWRAWVLILLYICSKTFSQNSYELRHIARRLPYRMLDLMWNYVKRSSERIDAANYIRIRHEESPHFELGYVMGEVLERYRKMVGIIKRPLKFKSDAVFDVIKRTEMVENLFLDILHLIYMINEIKRKYLHTQQTTGTGGEYNVTFEDMEEKRKLLLWLQKKRQKEMKKIRNLIFKGEMEFTPRTTRKAKKWWPLDYGWEIDYQWW, encoded by the exons ATGGATTTCTGGCGAGCGTGGGTTTTGATATTGTTAT ATATCTGTTCTAAAACATTTTCCCAAAATTCCTACGAGCTTCGGCATATCGCTCGCAGGCTGCCGTACAGGATGTTAGACTTGATGTGGAACTACGTTAAGAGGTCTTCGGAGAGGATCGACGCTGCTAATTACATAAGAATAAGACACGAAGAATCACCCCACTTTGAGCTCGGTTATGTTATGGGCGAAGTTTTGGAAAG ATACAGAAAAATGGTCGGTATCATCAAACGACCGCTGAAATTCAAATCGGATGCTGTGTTCGATGTGATCAAGAGAACGGAGATGGTCGAGAATCTGTTTCTGGACATCCTGCACCTGATATACATGATCAATGAAATAAAGCGGAAGTACTTACACACGCAGCAGACGACGGGAACCGGCGGCGAGTACAACGTGACCTTCGAGGACATGGAAGAAAAGAGGAAGTTGCTGCTCTGGCTGCAGAAGAAGAGGCAGAAGGAAATGAAGAAAATCAGGAACCTGATATTCAAAGGCGAAATGGAATTCACGCCTAGAACGACGAGGAAAGCCAAAAAATGGTGGCCCTTGGACTACGGCTGGGAGATTGATTATCAGTGGTGGTAA
- the LOC116778551 gene encoding uncharacterized protein LOC116778551 isoform X2: protein MDYIRNMFANTAGFQVGTIIGTIREKYKTMLIVYKQKENRYLKKATIQGARTPVRRPLHYFLRMELLNRLEFEIDRLVHVLETTVPKATFKLPNFRRANRRTDYNMEDIKKYRDDFFKKLNITTKFKDEEDYMI from the exons atGGACTACATTAGGAACATGTTCGCGAACACTGCTGGCTTCCAAGTCGGGACCATCATTG GAACCATACGGGAGAAGTACAAGACGATGTTGATAGTTTACAAACAGAAAGAAAATAGATATCTAAAAAAAGCAACTATTCAAGGGGCAAGAACCCCAGTGAGAAGACCCTTGCACTACTTCCTGAG gATGGAATTGCTGAATAGGTTGGAGTTCGAAATCGACAGATTGGTGCATGTTTTAGAAACTACAGTTCCCAAAGCGACATTCAAATTGCCCAACTTCAGACGAGCCAATCGAAGGACGG ATTACAACATGGaggatataaagaaatatagagatgattttttcaaaaaactcAACATAACAACCAAATTCAAAGACGAAGAAGATTATATGATTTAG
- the LOC116778551 gene encoding uncharacterized protein LOC116778551 isoform X1, with protein sequence MFKYILFLYVVTPSVICQWKYDHIEDRTSVGDKERVKELVRVLLVESKYKINQMDYIRNMFANTAGFQVGTIIGTIREKYKTMLIVYKQKENRYLKKATIQGARTPVRRPLHYFLRMELLNRLEFEIDRLVHVLETTVPKATFKLPNFRRANRRTDYNMEDIKKYRDDFFKKLNITTKFKDEEDYMI encoded by the exons atgtttaaatatattttgtttctttatgtTG TAACGCCATCTGTTATCTGTCAATGGAAATACGACCATATCGAAGACAGGACATCAGTAGGTGACAAGGAGAGAGTCAAAGAACTAGTAAGAGTGTTACTAGTTGAATcgaagtataaaattaatcagatGGACTACATTAGGAACATGTTCGCGAACACTGCTGGCTTCCAAGTCGGGACCATCATTG GAACCATACGGGAGAAGTACAAGACGATGTTGATAGTTTACAAACAGAAAGAAAATAGATATCTAAAAAAAGCAACTATTCAAGGGGCAAGAACCCCAGTGAGAAGACCCTTGCACTACTTCCTGAG gATGGAATTGCTGAATAGGTTGGAGTTCGAAATCGACAGATTGGTGCATGTTTTAGAAACTACAGTTCCCAAAGCGACATTCAAATTGCCCAACTTCAGACGAGCCAATCGAAGGACGG ATTACAACATGGaggatataaagaaatatagagatgattttttcaaaaaactcAACATAACAACCAAATTCAAAGACGAAGAAGATTATATGATTTAG
- the LOC116778406 gene encoding uncharacterized protein LOC116778406 isoform X2, with the protein MKSLLVFILVFSDLYNTLKILGPQDRIINELSWGTKIRILKKYPQKPERRVGLSYLRTLDDTTIHSMSTKSLMTPVKNEDSSMKMKLFRLMYEAVRDSELKVKRAELIRSYYSNYSAFEIGFLIGDITDKYNVMTDISLTLKRLYNDWKPMEHINAYEQIANKGIEIGHLIDMIKIINKRTPYAGSG; encoded by the exons ATGAAGTCCTTACTCGTGTTTATATTGGTCT TTTCAGATCTATACAACACTCTGAAGATCCTCGGTCCTCAAGACAGGATCATAAATGAACTGTCCTGGGGCACCAAAAtaaggatattaaaaaaatatccccaAAAACCTGAACGGAGAGTCGGCTTGTCGTATTTAAGAACATTGGACGACACCACAATACACTCCATGTCCACCAAGTCCTTGATGACGCCAGTCAAGAACGAAGACAGCAGCATGAAGATGAAGCTGTTTCGTCTGATGTACGAAGCCGTCAGAGACAGCGAGCTGAAGGTCAAAAGGGCCGAGCTCATCAGGTCCTACTACTCAAACTATTCAGCTTTCGAAATAGGTTTCCTCATCGGAGATATAACCGACAAGTACAATGTGATGACAGACATAAGTTTGACGTTGAAGAGGCTGTACAATGACTGGAAGCCGATGGAACATATAAACGCGTACGAGCAGATAGCGAACAAGGGAATAGAGATCGGCCACCTCATAGACATGATCAAAATCATCAACAAGCGGACGCCGTACGCCGGAAGCGGGTAG
- the LOC116778406 gene encoding uncharacterized protein LOC116778406 isoform X1, translated as MKSLLVFILVYSETVCQFPPKIVNTEHLLLAKRMTMLVGDIIQDTTWRISLLDTMQKANSDNVAFEVGYLTHIIQDRYRRMIDMYKTCHSIRTRLYIMELIIYLHDIEQIYWEINHLTNMLHEIERKYNHVDTTTFRYGAWDGTGDDNTTMASKDREEVEHVTLVTKGKKKSRFVMDKYIKEGWWSTKRTKKKHFWKMDYGWDEGIADWW; from the exons ATGAAGTCCTTACTCGTGTTTATATTGGTCT attcAGAAACGGTTTGTCAGTTCCCGCCCAAGATCGTGAATACTGAACATTTGCTTCTAGCAAAAAGGATGACGATGTTAGTTGGTGACATAATCCAAGATACTACGTGGAGGATATCCCTCCTTGACACCATGCAGAAGGCGAACTCGGACAATGTAGCATTCGAAGTGGGATACCTGACCCACATCATACAGGACAGATACAGGCGCATGATAGACATGTATAAGACATGCCACTCCATCAGGACGAGGCTCTACATAATGGAACTTATAATATACTTGCACGACATAGAACAGATATACTGGGAGATCAACCACTTAACCAACATGCTGCATGAGATAGAGAGGAAGTACAATCACGTGGACACGACCACGTTCAGATACGGTGCTTGGGACGGCACGGGCGACGACAACACGACGATGGCGTCCAAGGACAGGGAGGAGGTTGAGCATGTGACGCTTGTCACCAAAGGGAAGAAGAAGAGCAGATTTGTTATGGACAAGTACATCAAGGAAGGCTGGTGGTCCACAAAGAGGACCAAGAAGAAGCACTTCTGGAAAATGGACTACGGGTGGGACGAGGGTATAGCTGACTGGTGGTGA
- the LOC116778406 gene encoding uncharacterized protein LOC116778406 isoform X3 produces MTMLVGDIIQDTTWRISLLDTMQKANSDNVAFEVGYLTHIIQDRYRRMIDMYKTCHSIRTRLYIMELIIYLHDIEQIYWEINHLTNMLHEIERKYNHVDTTTFRYGAWDGTGDDNTTMASKDREEVEHVTLVTKGKKKSRFVMDKYIKEGWWSTKRTKKKHFWKMDYGWDEGIADWW; encoded by the coding sequence ATGACGATGTTAGTTGGTGACATAATCCAAGATACTACGTGGAGGATATCCCTCCTTGACACCATGCAGAAGGCGAACTCGGACAATGTAGCATTCGAAGTGGGATACCTGACCCACATCATACAGGACAGATACAGGCGCATGATAGACATGTATAAGACATGCCACTCCATCAGGACGAGGCTCTACATAATGGAACTTATAATATACTTGCACGACATAGAACAGATATACTGGGAGATCAACCACTTAACCAACATGCTGCATGAGATAGAGAGGAAGTACAATCACGTGGACACGACCACGTTCAGATACGGTGCTTGGGACGGCACGGGCGACGACAACACGACGATGGCGTCCAAGGACAGGGAGGAGGTTGAGCATGTGACGCTTGTCACCAAAGGGAAGAAGAAGAGCAGATTTGTTATGGACAAGTACATCAAGGAAGGCTGGTGGTCCACAAAGAGGACCAAGAAGAAGCACTTCTGGAAAATGGACTACGGGTGGGACGAGGGTATAGCTGACTGGTGGTGA
- the LOC116778490 gene encoding uncharacterized protein LOC116778490, with protein sequence MLKLAVFAVLLSYVSGQFEAPPWSLPWPEWSRKLSFTRLIELTAELIQDTTYKLKHAEKIREMHKHSITYELGTIAAGIQERFYRMLKFYRKYANMHSFITRSYQIEHNLRAIQILEGDYNEIRTEKGIYAEIKARYESTTTVNLKELMAQTSSTPPPPPGARKRWLPKLDDGFPVVHHT encoded by the exons atgttaaagcTAGCTGTGTTTGCCGTTc TACTGTCATACGTCTCTGGACAATTCGAAGCTCCACCATGGAGTCTGCCCTGGCCTGAATGGTCAAGGAAGCTCTCCTTCACCAGGCTCATTGAACTCACAGCCGAATTGATCCAAG ACACCACTTACAAGCTGAAGCACGCGGAGAAGATCAGGGAGATGCACAAGCACAGCATCACATACGAACTTGGCACCATCGCTGCTGGGATTCAGGAGAGATTCTACCGGATGCTCAAGTTCTACAGGAAATACGCCAACATGCACTCATTCATAACAAGAAGCTACCAGATTGAGCATAACCTCAGAGCTATTCAGATCTTGG AGGGAGATTACAATGAGATACGGACGGAGAAGGGTATTTACGCCGAAATTAAGGCTCGTTATGAAAGTACGACGACGGTCAACTTGAAGGAATTGATGGCACAAACGTCATCAACCCCACCACCCCCGCCGGGCGCCAGGAAGCGATGGTTGCCGAAACTTGATGATGGTTTTCCCGTTGTTCATCACACATAG
- the LOC116778363 gene encoding uncharacterized protein LOC116778363, with amino-acid sequence MIWTLLLMKVAVALDDKPDEPVSPIMGDMTTQLYVTLENGPLVLNSTSVADIMNGTRRDIIFNINLVNYVWVMNRRIMMCYITTIAYRNALADMDRYFQVRDLYVGTFEYEVGYLTHEVILHYQMILELYQIVDRRYLRHPERNFGPVNYVFYMYTNILELSKVIIHLCNMLHELEKKYKKIKGGVFGDVGDKKDKAEKGEEYNKKVQEIQGQEAEYEKWLAQQIKEQKKALKEKKKYYKQLAKHGMTSAVTKKKPKKKIFPLDYGWSIENW; translated from the exons ATGATTtggactttattattaatgaaag TTGCCGTGGCGTTGGACGACAAGCCGGATGAGCCGGTGTCACCTATAATGGGGGATATGACGACACAGTTGTACGTAACTCTGGAAAATGGTCCTTTAG TGTTAAACTCAACGAGTGTGGCCGATATCATGAACGGAACCAGGAGAGACATCATTTTCAACATCAACCTGGTGAACTACGTCTGGGTGATGAACAGGAGGATAATGATGTGCTACATAACCACCATAGCCTACAGGAACGC cTTGGCAGACATGGACAGGTACTTCCAAGTCAGGGACCTGTACGTCGGTACTTTTGAATACGAAGTGGGCTACCTCACTCACGAGGTCATCCTCCACTACCAGATGATACTGGAGCTGTATCAGATCGTTGACAGGAGATATTTAAGGCATCCAGAAAGGAATTTCGGTCCCGTGAACTACGTGTTCTATATGTACACCAACATACTGGAGCTAAGCAAGGTGATAATCCATCTCTGCAACATGTTGCACGAGCTGGAGAAGAAGTACAAGAAGATAAAAGGGGGTGTGTTCGGTGATGTCGGTGATAAAAAAGACAAAGCTGAAAAAG GAGAAGAGTATAACAAGAAAGTGCAGGAAATACAAGGCCAGGAGGCTGAATATGAGAAGTGGCTGGCCCAGCAGATTAAAGAACAGAAGAAGGCTTTGAAGGAAAAgaagaaatattacaaacaattgGCCAAGCACGGAATGACGTCAGCTGTTACCAAGAAGAAGCCGAAGAAAAAGAT aTTCCCCCTCGACTATGGTTGGTCGATTGAAAATTGGTGA